From the genome of SAR202 cluster bacterium, one region includes:
- a CDS encoding tyrosine protein phosphatase has translation MYDLHAHILPGVDDGAKTVEDTIAMARVAAENGTLEMLCTPHRKDITENFSVAYVQELVEKMNRELQAQNIGLKFLVGMENHLDIDLPAEFTAGRALRINGSRYALVELPFFGKANFIEDTLFKIQLQGITPVLAHPERLECFQQEPDLLAKFVESGMLSQVTAGSVVGHFGEKVKKITNNMLRCGLVHILSSDTHFPHGPRSPKLPPGRDAAALIVGEERARAMVVDTPRAVLRNEIVKVPSPSEAVEPKKKWWKLGRG, from the coding sequence ATGTACGACCTTCACGCACACATACTCCCCGGCGTCGATGACGGCGCAAAGACGGTTGAAGACACCATCGCGATGGCGCGGGTAGCGGCCGAGAACGGCACGCTGGAGATGCTCTGCACCCCGCACCGGAAGGACATCACGGAGAACTTCTCGGTCGCCTATGTCCAGGAGCTTGTCGAGAAGATGAACCGTGAGCTGCAGGCGCAGAATATCGGGCTCAAATTTCTGGTGGGCATGGAGAATCACCTCGACATCGATCTGCCTGCCGAGTTCACCGCGGGCCGTGCCCTGCGGATCAACGGCTCCCGTTATGCGCTGGTGGAGCTGCCCTTCTTCGGCAAGGCCAACTTCATTGAGGATACGCTTTTCAAGATTCAGCTACAGGGGATTACGCCGGTGCTCGCGCACCCGGAGCGGCTGGAATGCTTCCAGCAGGAGCCGGACCTCCTGGCGAAGTTCGTCGAAAGCGGCATGCTGAGCCAGGTGACGGCAGGAAGCGTGGTTGGGCACTTCGGGGAGAAGGTCAAGAAAATCACGAACAACATGCTGCGGTGCGGCCTCGTGCACATCCTCTCATCGGACACGCACTTCCCTCACGGCCCGCGCTCGCCCAAGCTGCCGCCCGGACGTGACGCCGCGGCCCTCATCGTCGGCGAAGAGCGCGCCCGCGCGATGGTGGTGGACACCCCCCGCGCTGTCCTGCGCAACGAGATCGTCAAAGTGCCCTCGCCCAGCGAGGCCGTTGAGCCCAAAAAGAAGTGGTGGAAGCTGGGAAGAGGGTAG
- a CDS encoding glycosyltransferase family 1 protein: MHGCPNARLGEKDTGGMNVYVLQVARELGKLGKHVDVFTRVHDVNEPRIVRLGENARVIHIDAGAVDETKEALHHFVGDFADGVEAFRRSEGLSYYLIHSHYWLSGVAAIDLSKRWAVPHVTTFHTLARTKMFARIGETEPQLRETAETEIIRNVDAVVVSTEQEKEDIVRLYQVSPKMVRIISAGVDLERFYPTDKAEARRRLGIADGEKIVLSVGRIEPLKGLDILIGALGYMESVKDMRLLIVGGKLQHDREVDRLRNMARVMGFDDVVTFTGTVPQQDLPTYYNAADVFVMPSYYESFGLVALEAMACGTPIVSTRVGGPRTFVKNGETGYIIPWHCPEPFAQRLDMVLSNGHLRASMGKSAAAKARTMGWDGSAARMLDLYSRLTAAKDKAAV, from the coding sequence ATGCACGGCTGTCCTAACGCCAGGCTAGGCGAAAAGGACACCGGCGGCATGAACGTGTACGTGCTTCAGGTTGCCCGGGAGCTTGGCAAGCTGGGCAAGCACGTCGACGTCTTCACAAGAGTCCATGATGTTAACGAGCCGCGGATCGTCCGGCTTGGCGAGAACGCGCGCGTCATTCACATCGACGCCGGTGCTGTAGACGAGACGAAGGAGGCCTTGCACCACTTCGTCGGCGATTTCGCAGACGGCGTCGAGGCCTTCCGCAGGTCGGAGGGCCTGTCCTACTATCTCATCCACTCCCACTACTGGCTCTCCGGCGTGGCCGCCATAGACCTGAGCAAGCGGTGGGCCGTCCCGCACGTCACCACATTCCACACCCTCGCACGCACCAAAATGTTCGCCCGCATCGGCGAGACCGAGCCCCAGCTGCGGGAGACCGCGGAGACCGAGATCATCAGGAACGTGGACGCCGTCGTCGTCTCCACCGAGCAGGAGAAGGAAGACATCGTCCGCCTCTACCAAGTATCGCCGAAGATGGTGCGGATCATTTCCGCCGGTGTTGACCTCGAGCGTTTCTACCCGACGGACAAGGCCGAAGCGCGACGCAGGCTGGGAATAGCCGATGGAGAGAAGATCGTCCTCTCCGTTGGCCGCATCGAGCCGCTCAAGGGGCTGGACATCCTTATCGGCGCGCTGGGATACATGGAGAGCGTCAAGGACATGCGCCTCCTCATCGTGGGCGGGAAGCTGCAGCACGATAGGGAAGTCGATCGCCTTCGCAACATGGCGCGCGTGATGGGCTTCGACGACGTTGTTACCTTCACCGGCACGGTGCCGCAGCAGGACCTGCCGACCTACTACAACGCTGCGGACGTTTTCGTCATGCCTTCGTACTACGAGAGCTTCGGGCTGGTGGCGCTGGAGGCGATGGCATGCGGCACGCCGATCGTGTCCACACGCGTCGGCGGTCCCAGGACATTCGTGAAGAACGGCGAAACGGGCTACATAATCCCGTGGCACTGCCCTGAGCCGTTCGCCCAGCGGCTGGACATGGTGCTCTCCAACGGCCACCTGCGCGCCAGCATGGGCAAGTCCGCCGCCGCAAAGGCGCGCACGATGGGCTGGGACGGCTCCGCAGCCAGGATGCTGGACCTCTACAGCCGTCTCACTGCCGCCAAAGACAAGGCCGCAGTCTAG
- a CDS encoding GNAT family N-acetyltransferase, whose translation MTPQVRLEDFHLVQAEWTKLLPSCITDTIFLTPWVQTMWVNHFGKAPELRVFSVREGDRLVGLAPMMVRDGVLSFLGGKDLFDYHDFLVPHGNEDAFYPALFAHLKTLEWTTMDLRSVLQSSPTAERMKSLAEAAGYSTELKEEDKAPFMPLPATFDDYVAALPKKDRHELRRKQRRLAEAAPDRKEYTCTTPDEVAGLMPDFFRLHKASSPNKNRFMNPAREQYFLEMAKDLASRGQFRLSVMEIGGKRVAACINFDYGDSYLLYNSGYDTEYANLSVGLLNTALTIKEAIENGKKTFDFLRGTERYKYDLGAQDKSVYQLVVRR comes from the coding sequence ATGACCCCTCAGGTCAGGCTGGAGGACTTTCACCTTGTTCAGGCGGAATGGACGAAGCTGCTGCCTTCATGCATCACGGATACGATTTTCCTGACTCCGTGGGTACAGACGATGTGGGTGAACCACTTCGGCAAGGCGCCGGAGCTGCGAGTATTCTCGGTGCGGGAGGGGGACAGGCTCGTGGGGCTGGCGCCGATGATGGTCAGGGACGGCGTGCTGAGCTTCCTCGGCGGCAAGGACCTTTTCGACTACCACGACTTCCTGGTCCCCCACGGCAACGAGGACGCCTTCTACCCGGCCCTTTTCGCACACCTCAAGACGCTGGAATGGACCACTATGGACCTGCGGTCGGTGCTGCAATCGTCCCCGACTGCGGAGCGAATGAAATCGCTCGCCGAGGCGGCCGGGTACTCTACCGAGCTTAAGGAGGAGGACAAGGCCCCGTTCATGCCCCTGCCGGCCACGTTCGACGACTATGTGGCAGCACTGCCGAAAAAGGACAGGCACGAGCTGCGGCGCAAGCAGCGCAGGCTGGCCGAGGCCGCGCCGGACCGCAAAGAGTACACCTGCACCACGCCCGACGAGGTTGCCGGCCTTATGCCGGACTTCTTCCGCCTTCACAAGGCCAGCAGCCCCAACAAGAACAGGTTCATGAACCCCGCTCGCGAGCAGTACTTCCTGGAAATGGCGAAGGACCTTGCGTCCCGGGGGCAGTTCCGCCTCAGCGTCATGGAGATCGGCGGCAAGCGAGTTGCGGCGTGCATCAACTTCGATTACGGCGACTCCTACCTGCTGTACAACAGCGGCTACGACACCGAGTACGCCAACCTGAGCGTCGGGCTCCTGAACACGGCGCTGACGATCAAGGAAGCGATAGAGAACGGCAAGAAGACATTTGACTTCCTTCGCGGCACCGAGCGGTACAAGTACGATCTGGGCGCGCAGGACAAATCCGTCTACCAGCTTGTAGTGCGGCGCTAG
- the folE gene encoding GTP cyclohydrolase I FolE translates to MIDQDKIRAAVASILEAIGEDPRREGLLETPRRVAEMYAELFSGIEEDPARVLETGFDEGHKEMVVLKDMQFHAICEHHFLPFYGHAHVGYIPNGRVVGASKLGRALDILGRRPQLQERLTAQLADAVFTTAQPSGVGVIIEAEHMCMTIRGVKKPGSKIVTAAMRGSFQTDPAVVRQFHALAGRVE, encoded by the coding sequence TTGATTGACCAGGACAAGATACGGGCGGCGGTGGCCTCCATACTTGAGGCCATAGGCGAGGACCCTCGGCGTGAGGGGCTTCTGGAAACGCCCCGGCGGGTGGCAGAGATGTACGCAGAGCTGTTCTCCGGAATAGAGGAGGACCCTGCCAGGGTGCTGGAGACGGGCTTCGATGAGGGGCATAAGGAGATGGTGGTCCTCAAGGACATGCAGTTCCACGCTATCTGCGAGCACCATTTCCTTCCTTTCTACGGCCACGCGCACGTGGGCTACATTCCCAACGGGCGTGTCGTGGGCGCCAGCAAGCTCGGCCGCGCGCTGGATATCCTGGGCCGCCGGCCGCAGCTCCAGGAGCGGCTCACCGCCCAGCTAGCAGACGCAGTATTCACAACGGCCCAGCCCTCCGGGGTGGGCGTGATAATCGAAGCAGAGCACATGTGCATGACAATCCGCGGCGTGAAGAAGCCCGGCAGCAAGATTGTGACCGCCGCAATGAGGGGCAGCTTCCAGACCGACCCCGCCGTCGTTCGCCAGTTCCACGCCCTCGCGGGGAGGGTGGAATGA
- a CDS encoding DGQHR domain-containing protein: MQEAFNAAAEAAMVSFGRPVSGILYSQAARRFISTSLPVKLLLTIAKRDSTGKKDDPTKHRNRPLDQSHVREIAHYLTSEEKYLVPPVMLNAAQPLQVFAYQSTGATRPCVFVLPPDEYLFVTDGQHRLEALREAISVKPELEKDAVGVTIIEEANLDKVHQDFFDAAQVMPLAKALLVEYDGKAPVNWLTREVAKTVPIFQGRVERIGHMGKNSLMLFTTNQVKQGVLQLVVGDWALYGDAMQKQAE, encoded by the coding sequence TTGCAGGAAGCCTTCAACGCAGCGGCTGAAGCAGCAATGGTTAGTTTCGGACGGCCGGTATCGGGCATCCTGTATTCGCAGGCAGCCCGCCGCTTCATTTCGACCAGCCTTCCTGTCAAGTTGCTGCTAACTATTGCCAAGCGTGACAGCACAGGCAAGAAAGATGACCCAACAAAGCACCGGAACAGGCCACTTGATCAGAGTCACGTGCGTGAGATCGCCCATTACCTGACGAGTGAAGAGAAGTACCTCGTCCCTCCGGTGATGCTGAATGCAGCACAACCGCTTCAAGTCTTCGCTTACCAGTCAACTGGCGCTACGAGACCCTGTGTATTCGTGCTCCCTCCCGACGAATACCTTTTCGTGACTGATGGACAGCACAGACTGGAAGCTCTTCGAGAAGCCATCTCCGTCAAGCCCGAATTGGAGAAGGATGCGGTCGGGGTTACGATCATTGAGGAAGCCAATCTAGACAAGGTCCATCAGGACTTCTTCGATGCCGCACAGGTAATGCCGCTTGCAAAGGCGCTCCTTGTTGAATACGACGGGAAGGCACCCGTGAACTGGCTCACCCGCGAGGTCGCGAAAACCGTGCCGATTTTCCAAGGGCGCGTAGAGCGTATCGGGCACATGGGCAAGAATTCGCTCATGCTATTCACGACGAACCAGGTGAAGCAAGGTGTGCTTCAACTCGTTGTCGGCGATTGGGCGCTCTACGGCGATGCCATGCAAAAGCAGGCCGAGTAG